The proteins below are encoded in one region of Amycolatopsis acidiphila:
- a CDS encoding non-oxidative hydroxyarylic acid decarboxylases subunit C, whose translation MPYRDLREFLSVLEEEGQLLKHTDPVHPEPDLSAAARAVPNLTDRGPALLFDNIHGYRRGRVALNVVGSWPNHALMLGMDKDTPVKEQFFEFARRWDDYPVPAERRDDAPWQEHTIDEGIDLFQLLPLFRLNRYDVGTYIDKAVVVSRDPDDPDHFGKQNAGIYRIQVKDKATLGIQPLPTHDIGLHLRAAEERGENLPVAIAIGNDPVMTTVSGMPLTYEQSEYEMAGAIQGEPYRIAKAPLTGLDVPWGAEVVLEGEILAGVREIEGPFGEFTGHYSGGRRQPVIRITKVSHRTDPIFEHLYLGMPWTEMDYTLALNTSVPLYQQLKKDFPEVVAVNAMYTQGLLAVVSVKQRYGGFAKAVGMRAMTTPHGLGYCKVMIMVDETVDPFNLAQVMWAMSVKFHPQHDIVTVPNASVLPLDPSSDPAGITHKVVFDATTPIAPETRGHYSQTVDAPADTKKWEDLLKGLIK comes from the coding sequence ATGCCCTATCGCGATCTGCGCGAGTTTCTGTCTGTTCTGGAAGAAGAGGGACAGCTGCTCAAACACACCGACCCAGTACACCCCGAGCCAGATCTGAGCGCGGCCGCACGCGCCGTGCCGAACCTCACCGACCGCGGTCCCGCGCTGTTGTTCGACAACATCCACGGCTACCGACGCGGCCGCGTCGCATTGAACGTCGTCGGCTCGTGGCCAAACCACGCACTGATGCTGGGGATGGACAAGGACACCCCGGTGAAGGAGCAGTTCTTCGAGTTCGCCCGGCGCTGGGACGACTACCCGGTGCCCGCCGAGCGCCGCGACGACGCGCCGTGGCAGGAGCACACCATCGACGAGGGCATCGACCTGTTCCAGCTGCTCCCGCTGTTCCGGCTCAACCGCTACGACGTGGGCACCTACATCGACAAGGCCGTCGTGGTCAGCCGTGACCCCGACGACCCCGATCACTTCGGCAAGCAGAACGCCGGGATCTACCGGATCCAGGTCAAGGACAAGGCCACGCTGGGCATCCAGCCGCTGCCGACGCACGACATCGGCCTGCACCTGCGCGCCGCGGAGGAGCGCGGGGAGAACCTGCCGGTCGCGATCGCGATCGGCAACGACCCGGTGATGACCACGGTCAGTGGGATGCCGCTGACCTATGAGCAGTCCGAGTACGAGATGGCGGGCGCGATCCAGGGCGAGCCCTACCGCATCGCGAAGGCGCCGCTGACCGGGCTCGACGTGCCGTGGGGTGCGGAAGTGGTGCTGGAGGGCGAGATCCTCGCCGGTGTCCGCGAGATCGAGGGGCCGTTCGGCGAGTTCACCGGGCACTACTCGGGCGGGCGCCGTCAGCCGGTCATCAGGATCACCAAGGTCTCCCACCGCACCGACCCGATCTTCGAGCACCTGTACCTGGGCATGCCGTGGACCGAGATGGACTACACGCTCGCCCTCAACACGAGCGTGCCGCTGTACCAGCAGCTGAAGAAGGACTTCCCCGAGGTCGTCGCGGTGAACGCGATGTACACGCAGGGGCTGCTGGCGGTGGTGTCGGTCAAGCAGCGCTACGGCGGGTTCGCCAAGGCCGTGGGCATGCGGGCGATGACCACGCCGCACGGCCTGGGCTACTGCAAGGTGATGATCATGGTCGACGAGACCGTCGACCCGTTCAACCTCGCGCAGGTGATGTGGGCGATGTCGGTCAAGTTCCACCCGCAGCACGACATCGTCACCGTGCCCAACGCGTCGGTGCTACCGCTGGACCCGAGCTCGGATCCGGCGGGTATCACGCACAAGGTCGTGTTCGACGCGACCACGCCGATCGCACCGGAGACGCGCGGCCACTACTCCCAGACGGTCGATGCCCCCGCCGACACCAAGAAATGGGAAGACCTCCTCAAAGGACTGATCAAATGA
- a CDS encoding UbiX family flavin prenyltransferase, with translation MKLVVAMTGATGAVFGIRLLEVLRELDVETHLVISRWARATIAHETPYTPREVGKLATAAYNPDDQGALISSGSFRTDGMIVAPCSMKTLAGIRTGYGDGLVGRAADVTLKERRPLVLLARETPLSPIHLENMLDLARLGAVILPPMPAFYNEPADVGDIVDHIVARTLDQFGLELPTARRWTGFDARARLTERN, from the coding sequence GTGAAGCTCGTCGTAGCGATGACCGGCGCAACCGGCGCCGTGTTCGGGATCCGGCTGCTCGAGGTGCTCCGGGAGCTGGACGTGGAAACCCACCTGGTGATCAGCCGCTGGGCCAGAGCCACCATCGCGCACGAAACCCCCTACACACCACGGGAAGTCGGAAAGCTGGCGACAGCCGCGTATAACCCCGACGATCAGGGGGCCCTCATCTCCAGCGGTTCCTTCCGCACCGACGGCATGATCGTGGCGCCGTGCAGCATGAAAACGTTGGCGGGTATCCGCACCGGTTACGGCGACGGCCTGGTCGGCCGAGCCGCCGACGTCACGCTCAAAGAGCGGCGACCGCTGGTCCTGTTGGCCCGGGAGACCCCGCTGTCCCCCATTCACCTCGAAAACATGCTCGACCTGGCCCGACTGGGCGCCGTCATCTTGCCGCCAATGCCGGCGTTCTACAACGAGCCGGCCGACGTCGGCGACATCGTCGACCACATCGTCGCGCGGACCCTCGACCAGTTCGGCCTGGAGCTGCCCACCGCCCGGCGGTGGACCGGGTTCGACGCGAGAGCCCGGCTAACAGAAAGGAACTGA
- a CDS encoding MarR family winged helix-turn-helix transcriptional regulator yields the protein MVSQEPVPSAVATAVTGLGHLSRRLHQVYTRRWQEQLGDEVTGPQFNVLGVLHTQGPMDQRTLSEISSLDKSTAAPVIERLRRRGLLEVSRDDTDRRRKVLVLTDQGRELVERLAPIVVSVAEGMLAGITAAERAKLLELLGRVARPSG from the coding sequence GTGGTGTCACAGGAACCTGTGCCGTCGGCGGTGGCGACCGCGGTAACCGGGCTCGGGCACTTGTCCCGACGACTGCACCAGGTCTACACCCGGCGCTGGCAAGAGCAGCTGGGCGACGAGGTGACCGGCCCACAGTTCAACGTCCTCGGCGTCCTGCACACTCAGGGGCCGATGGACCAACGCACGTTGAGTGAAATCTCGAGCCTCGACAAGTCGACGGCTGCGCCGGTGATCGAGCGGCTGCGCCGACGAGGGCTGCTGGAAGTCAGCAGGGACGACACCGATCGGCGGCGCAAGGTGCTCGTCCTCACCGATCAGGGCCGCGAACTCGTGGAACGGCTGGCACCGATCGTGGTGTCAGTCGCAGAAGGGATGCTGGCCGGCATCACCGCGGCGGAGCGTGCAAAGTTGTTGGAGCTGCTCGGAAGAGTCGCCCGCCCGAGCGGTTGA